A genomic stretch from Kogia breviceps isolate mKogBre1 chromosome 1, mKogBre1 haplotype 1, whole genome shotgun sequence includes:
- the MYOCOS gene encoding myocilin opposite strand protein, which yields MAEKGSMGNSINLPYRDLASEVTRRRITMTMREERFTKKSDEAGEIPSDMDLGQAHPPSAAGSEVPPAPPPSPTEDSKVSFLST from the exons ATGGCAGAGAAAGGCTCCATGGGCAACAGCATTAACCTCCCCTACAGAGACCTAGCCTCCGAGGTGACCAGGCGCCGAATCACCATGACCATGAG agaagagagatttaCCAAGAAAAGTGATGAAGCCGGGGAGATACCCTCAGATATGGATTTGGGACAAGCTCATCCCCCTAGTGCAGCTGGCTCCGAAgtacccccagccccacctccttctCCAACTGAAGACTCCAAAGTTTCCTTCTTAAGCACCTAA